The following coding sequences are from one uncultured Desulfobacter sp. window:
- a CDS encoding ABC transporter substrate binding protein, protein MKRQIKIFFTSILFLLSLTAGFVIEDSHADRFKVLVVMSYDPDYTFVQKVRQGIDSVLSDTCRITYFYMNTKNNLEGGPKKAKAAFTLYKKMRPDGVIAADDNAQSMFVVPYLRNKVNTPVMFCGVNEAPEKYGYPAANVSGILERMTISQSLAFAKQLLPAIKTFGYMSCDSPTGRTILNYFQREAHTFPMELTAARFPKTLMEGKAMANELRGLCDVLFIPTMNGIRDDHGSPLSDKQILPVVTNIFAKPVIGDQKFTIQYGMLCGMTQHADEQGFTAAKMLLKAMRGTPIRNIPITQNRLNRAIINVSVMKALGIKPKPILLKDTELIRGKTDHEPCTL, encoded by the coding sequence ATGAAAAGGCAAATAAAAATATTTTTCACTTCCATTCTTTTCCTATTGTCGCTCACCGCTGGTTTCGTGATTGAAGATAGCCATGCCGACCGGTTCAAGGTTCTTGTGGTGATGAGCTACGACCCCGATTATACCTTCGTTCAAAAGGTGCGTCAGGGGATTGATTCGGTACTGTCGGATACCTGCCGGATCACCTACTTTTATATGAACACCAAAAACAATCTTGAAGGGGGGCCCAAAAAAGCCAAAGCGGCATTCACCCTGTACAAAAAAATGCGCCCCGACGGGGTGATTGCAGCCGATGACAATGCCCAGTCCATGTTTGTGGTGCCCTATCTGAGAAATAAGGTAAACACCCCGGTGATGTTTTGCGGCGTCAATGAAGCACCCGAAAAATACGGATACCCGGCCGCCAATGTATCCGGTATCCTGGAACGGATGACCATCAGTCAAAGTCTGGCCTTTGCCAAACAATTGCTTCCCGCCATCAAAACCTTCGGCTACATGTCCTGTGACAGTCCCACGGGCCGGACCATTTTAAACTATTTTCAACGTGAGGCACATACCTTTCCCATGGAACTGACCGCTGCCAGATTTCCAAAAACCTTGATGGAAGGCAAAGCCATGGCAAACGAGTTGCGTGGTCTGTGTGATGTCCTGTTCATACCGACCATGAACGGTATCAGGGACGACCACGGGTCACCGCTTTCGGATAAACAGATCCTGCCCGTTGTCACCAACATCTTTGCCAAACCGGTTATCGGTGACCAAAAATTCACGATTCAATACGGGATGTTGTGCGGCATGACCCAGCATGCGGACGAACAAGGCTTCACCGCAGCCAAAATGTTGCTCAAAGCCATGCGGGGAACCCCCATCCGTAATATTCCCATCACCCAAAACCGGTTAAACCGGGCAATTATCAATGTGAGCGTAATGAAAGCCCTGGGTATCAAACCCAAACCCATTCTGTTGAAAGACACCGAGCTGATCCGGGGAAAAACCGACCATGAGCCCTGTACACTTTGA
- a CDS encoding ABC transporter ATP-binding protein, whose protein sequence is MMNRILLKTEHLTHAFGSEDTGIFDICLSVSRNDFIVLAGRNGCGKTTLIRHFNGLLTPQAGQVLLNGRNIQKDLTHARKKIGMVFQDPDTQIIADTVFDETAFGPENLNMGRKEIDEKVKNVLNQLDLDHLRERNPATLSGGEKRRLAIAGILVMEPDLIIFDEPFANLDYPSILSLVKLCRKLHQSGHAIVMTTHDVAPVINIATQMVIMDKGRIKAQGDPVSLASRLESHGVKNPFTPMTQTWAL, encoded by the coding sequence ATGATGAACAGGATATTATTAAAGACAGAGCATCTGACCCATGCCTTTGGGTCGGAGGATACCGGTATTTTTGACATCTGCCTGAGCGTATCCCGCAATGATTTTATTGTGCTTGCCGGCAGGAACGGATGCGGCAAAACCACTTTGATCCGCCATTTCAACGGTCTGTTAACGCCCCAGGCCGGTCAGGTTCTGCTCAACGGCCGGAACATTCAAAAAGATTTGACCCATGCCCGCAAAAAAATCGGCATGGTGTTCCAGGACCCGGACACCCAGATCATCGCAGATACCGTGTTTGATGAAACCGCCTTTGGGCCGGAAAATTTAAACATGGGTCGAAAAGAAATTGATGAAAAGGTCAAAAACGTCCTGAACCAGCTTGACCTGGATCATTTGCGGGAGAGGAACCCTGCCACACTCTCCGGCGGAGAAAAACGGCGGCTGGCCATTGCCGGTATTCTGGTCATGGAACCGGACCTTATTATCTTTGATGAACCCTTTGCCAACCTGGATTACCCATCTATTTTATCTCTGGTCAAACTGTGCCGAAAACTTCACCAATCCGGCCATGCCATTGTGATGACCACCCATGATGTGGCACCGGTCATTAACATTGCCACCCAAATGGTCATCATGGACAAGGGTCGAATCAAGGCCCAGGGCGATCCGGTATCCCTTGCTTCCCGCCTTGAATCCCATGGGGTGAAAAATCCCTTTACCCCCATGACACAGACATGGGCGTTGTGA
- a CDS encoding energy-coupling factor transporter transmembrane component T, with the protein MGVVTLFSYRSGRTVWHTLDVRCKCLMVCLLSLAVLRTGLPGTIVCLGVLTAILKTVGLGPANIVTQLKAFLLLLTVIFFSRWAGTSGDPMVTAYGFSLTRQGLASGSLVSLRFLVVMLLGLVLTVTTRSGEIKTAVQWFFRPVPFIPERRVAVMAGLALKFMPLILDNAREVTYAVHARCGNLRKNPVRRLIHLSWPLLKKTFQSADDLSLAMQARCYSDNRTDPRFSPNGKEGCILALTLVFSAVMLLMDYWPV; encoded by the coding sequence ATGGGCGTTGTGACCCTTTTTTCCTATCGATCCGGCAGAACCGTCTGGCACACCCTGGATGTCCGGTGCAAATGCCTGATGGTTTGCCTGCTGAGCCTGGCTGTGCTCAGGACAGGCCTGCCGGGGACGATTGTTTGTCTGGGTGTTTTAACGGCTATTTTAAAAACAGTGGGGCTGGGTCCGGCAAACATTGTGACGCAGTTAAAAGCATTTCTTTTGCTTTTGACTGTGATATTTTTCAGCCGGTGGGCCGGCACCTCCGGCGATCCCATGGTGACCGCCTATGGGTTCAGCCTGACCCGCCAGGGCTTGGCTTCCGGCAGCCTGGTGTCCTTGCGGTTTCTGGTGGTCATGCTGCTGGGCCTTGTGTTGACGGTCACGACCCGTTCCGGGGAAATCAAAACAGCCGTCCAGTGGTTCTTTCGTCCCGTTCCGTTTATTCCTGAACGCCGGGTTGCCGTGATGGCGGGATTAGCCCTTAAATTCATGCCGCTGATCCTGGATAATGCCCGGGAAGTGACCTATGCCGTCCATGCCCGGTGCGGCAATTTGCGAAAAAATCCTGTACGGCGCTTGATCCACCTGTCCTGGCCCCTGTTGAAAAAAACATTTCAATCCGCAGATGATCTAAGCCTTGCCATGCAGGCCCGGTGTTACAGTGACAACCGGACTGATCCGCGCTTTTCCCCAAATGGAAAAGAAGGCTGTATCCTGGCGCTGACACTTGTCTTTTCCGCAGTGATGCTCCTGATGGACTACTGGCCGGTCTAA
- a CDS encoding biotin transporter BioY — MDVSVKPIVYSALFIALISIGAMIAIPVGPVPIVLQNMFVLLAGLILPPAWAAGCVAVYLLMGFAGLPVFAGGTSGIGKVFGPTGGYLISYLPAAFLAAVISGRSEKGLFRDCAAAIAGMAVVYMFGVPWLKWVLAVSWNKALAVGMYPFLVGAVLKIAAAVIIARKLRPLIRF, encoded by the coding sequence ATGGATGTTTCCGTAAAACCAATTGTATATTCAGCCCTTTTTATCGCCCTGATCAGCATTGGCGCAATGATTGCCATACCTGTGGGCCCGGTCCCCATTGTACTTCAAAACATGTTTGTGCTCCTGGCAGGGTTGATCCTGCCGCCGGCCTGGGCTGCCGGGTGTGTAGCGGTTTACCTGCTCATGGGATTTGCCGGGCTACCGGTGTTTGCCGGCGGCACCTCGGGTATAGGCAAAGTGTTTGGCCCCACCGGCGGCTATCTTATCTCTTATCTGCCGGCGGCTTTTCTTGCCGCCGTAATATCCGGCCGTTCTGAAAAGGGCCTGTTCCGGGATTGTGCAGCCGCCATTGCCGGAATGGCAGTGGTTTATATGTTCGGGGTGCCCTGGTTGAAATGGGTGTTGGCCGTATCCTGGAACAAGGCTCTGGCTGTGGGCATGTATCCCTTTCTTGTGGGCGCTGTGCTCAAAATAGCTGCAGCGGTCATCATTGCCCGAAAACTTCGGCCCCTGATCCGGTTTTAA
- a CDS encoding response regulator, with amino-acid sequence MKVLIVDDEKHIRQSLAAHLEDNEYDVITAENGRQGLACILSEKPDLVLLDLKMPQMDGIDVLRQGKKVMPDLPVIVISGANRIEDVVKALRHGAWDYLEKPIRNFNVLDHSINRALEKARLIEQNKAYQQNLESMVKERTRELKKANTHLSDINARLHKIVETTQRLHGCVEMGHFGQKVLEEFAAHMAATGGSLYLLEENGLRLVHSIISGHTPEFIPFPLPEESVFKTVLEKGQALLVNNIEEENIYLPSGWPGYSNGSFLAFPIREDYGAPIGVITLHDKQTPPFVDQDKEIGAILSSYCCETIRAIKAFQASKEKEIQLQQAQKMEAIGTLAGGIAHDFNNILSGIFGYAELAKMHINANEKAGKYIDQVMVGARRAGEIVSQILTFSRQAESEMKPLKIYLIVKEAVKFLRSSIPSTIHISETVATHDMALADATQIHQVVMNLGTNAYHAMRETGGILTVSLKKAELSYNDLEEGCPFGEYIVLQIADTGCGIDERVMDRIFDPYFTTKAVSQGTGLGLAVVSNIVKKHNGIIKINSQIGKGTVVDVFFPIFNNTPQHCAEPEYSVKNLEGTEHILLVDDEQGILDSTRQMLSNLGYTISGFSDGISAFKAFAETPDAFDLVITDMSMPNMDGRILSEKILSLQKNTPVILCTGFHETFTEKDAVEMGIRRYLHKPVTIQTLTLAIREELGRRE; translated from the coding sequence TTGAAAGTACTTATTGTTGATGATGAAAAGCATATCCGACAAAGCCTTGCCGCCCATTTGGAAGATAATGAATATGATGTCATAACCGCAGAAAACGGCCGGCAGGGTCTGGCATGTATCCTTTCTGAAAAACCGGATCTTGTGTTGCTGGATTTAAAAATGCCTCAGATGGACGGCATCGACGTTCTGCGACAGGGCAAAAAAGTCATGCCCGATCTGCCCGTGATTGTCATTTCAGGGGCAAATCGCATCGAGGATGTGGTAAAGGCATTGCGCCACGGTGCCTGGGATTATCTGGAAAAGCCCATACGAAATTTTAACGTATTGGATCATTCAATAAACCGGGCATTGGAAAAAGCCAGGTTAATTGAGCAAAACAAAGCGTACCAGCAGAATCTGGAAAGCATGGTAAAGGAGAGAACCCGGGAACTGAAAAAAGCCAACACCCATCTGTCCGATATCAACGCCCGGCTGCATAAAATTGTCGAAACCACGCAAAGGTTGCACGGTTGTGTTGAAATGGGACATTTCGGCCAAAAAGTGCTTGAAGAATTTGCCGCACATATGGCGGCAACCGGCGGCAGTTTATATCTGCTTGAAGAAAACGGTCTTCGACTGGTGCATTCAATTATTTCCGGACACACGCCTGAATTTATCCCCTTCCCATTACCCGAGGAGTCTGTATTTAAAACAGTTCTCGAAAAGGGTCAGGCTCTCCTTGTCAACAATATAGAAGAGGAAAACATATATCTGCCCAGTGGATGGCCCGGGTATTCAAACGGTTCATTTTTAGCGTTTCCCATCAGGGAAGATTACGGCGCCCCCATCGGTGTTATCACACTTCACGATAAGCAAACGCCTCCCTTTGTGGATCAGGACAAAGAGATCGGCGCCATCCTTTCATCCTATTGTTGCGAGACCATTCGGGCCATCAAGGCTTTTCAAGCATCAAAAGAGAAGGAGATTCAACTTCAACAGGCCCAAAAAATGGAAGCCATCGGCACCCTTGCCGGAGGAATTGCCCATGATTTCAACAATATTCTTTCCGGTATTTTCGGTTATGCCGAACTTGCCAAAATGCACATTAATGCCAATGAAAAGGCAGGCAAATATATTGACCAGGTAATGGTTGGCGCCAGGCGTGCCGGTGAAATTGTCTCCCAGATTCTGACATTCAGCCGGCAGGCTGAATCTGAGATGAAACCGTTAAAAATTTATTTGATCGTCAAAGAAGCCGTTAAATTCTTGCGATCCTCCATTCCGTCAACCATTCACATCAGCGAAACCGTGGCAACCCACGATATGGCGTTGGCTGACGCAACCCAAATTCATCAGGTGGTTATGAATCTGGGGACCAATGCATATCATGCCATGAGAGAGACCGGCGGTATCCTGACCGTTTCATTAAAAAAGGCTGAACTTTCCTACAATGATTTAGAAGAGGGTTGTCCGTTTGGCGAATATATCGTGTTGCAGATAGCCGATACCGGGTGCGGTATTGATGAACGCGTCATGGATCGAATTTTTGATCCCTATTTCACGACCAAGGCAGTCTCCCAGGGAACGGGGCTTGGCCTGGCCGTGGTCAGCAACATCGTTAAAAAACATAACGGCATCATAAAAATTAACAGTCAAATCGGTAAAGGAACGGTTGTGGATGTTTTTTTTCCGATATTCAATAACACACCGCAGCATTGCGCAGAACCGGAATACAGTGTAAAAAATTTAGAAGGAACCGAACATATTCTACTGGTTGATGATGAACAAGGGATTCTGGATTCCACCCGGCAGATGCTGTCCAATCTGGGATATACCATATCCGGCTTCTCTGACGGTATATCCGCATTTAAAGCATTTGCCGAAACACCGGATGCCTTTGACCTAGTGATTACCGATATGAGTATGCCCAATATGGACGGCAGGATATTGTCGGAAAAAATTTTATCGCTTCAAAAAAATACACCGGTGATCCTTTGCACGGGGTTTCATGAGACATTTACCGAAAAGGACGCCGTTGAAATGGGAATTCGCCGATATCTGCACAAACCGGTTACCATACAAACCTTAACATTGGCCATTCGGGAAGAATTAGGCCGGCGAGAATAG
- a CDS encoding response regulator — protein sequence MEQIRNSILIVDDELYIRQSFIDYFEDRDWMVFDAESGEAALELLKTQITDAAIVDIRMTGMDGETFIRNASKKYPDMIFVICTGSPEYEPAEDIRQCPHVADQVFGKPVTNIDALEKTLKDMLADKKE from the coding sequence ATGGAACAAATTAGAAACAGCATATTAATTGTTGATGATGAACTCTATATCCGACAGAGTTTTATTGATTATTTTGAAGATCGGGATTGGATGGTTTTTGATGCCGAAAGTGGTGAAGCGGCTCTTGAACTGCTCAAAACCCAGATCACTGACGCGGCCATCGTAGATATTCGCATGACGGGAATGGATGGGGAGACGTTTATCAGAAACGCATCAAAAAAATACCCGGATATGATCTTTGTGATCTGTACAGGCTCACCGGAATACGAACCCGCCGAAGATATACGTCAATGCCCCCATGTTGCAGATCAGGTTTTCGGCAAGCCGGTAACAAATATTGATGCACTTGAAAAGACCCTCAAAGACATGTTAGCTGATAAAAAAGAATAA